The DNA window GGGTCAGGCTCGGGCATCAGCCGGTGCTCGCGGCGCAGGCGCTGATGCCCGACCTGATGACCTTCCGGCCGACGTTCATCCTGGCCGTGCCGTACATCTTCGAGAAGGTCTTCAGCGGCGCGCGGCGCAAGGCCGAGGCCGACGCGAAGGCCGGGGCGTTCGACAAGGCCGTCGAGGTGGCGGTGCGGTACGCCGAGGCGCAGGAGCACCGCGCGTTCGGCACCGGGCCCGGCCCCTCCCCCGCACTGCGGCTCCAGCACCAGTTCTTCGAGAAGGCCGTGTACGCGAAGGTGCGCGAGGCGATGGGCGGGCGCGTGCGGCACGCGATGTCCGGCGGTTCGGGGATGGAGCGGCGGCTCGGCCTGTTCTTCGCGGGCGCGGGCGTCACGATCTTCGAGGGGTACGGGCTCACCGAGTCGACGGCGGCCGCGACCGCCAACCCGCCCGAGCGCACCCGGTTCGGCACGGTCGGCCTGCCGCTCCCGGGCACCACCGTGCACATCGCGGAGGACGGCGAGATCTGGCTGCGCGGCGGACAGATCTTTTCCGGGTACCTCAACGACCCCAGGTCCACCGACGCCGTACTGCGCGACGGCTGGTTCGCCACGGGGGACCTCGGCGCGCTGGACGAGGACGGCTATCTGACGATCACCGGGCGCAAGAAGGAGATCCTGGTGACGTCGAGCGGCAAGAGCGTGTCGCCGGCCGGGCTGGAGGAGCGCGTGCGGTCGCACCCGCTGGTGGCCCAGTGCATCGTCGTCGGCAACGACAGGCCGTACATCGCGGCCCTCGTCACGCTCGACCAGGAGGCCGTGGACCACTGGCTCCAGATGCGCGACAAGCCACCGCTGACCGCCGCCGACCTGGTGCGGGACCCGGATCTGGAGATGGAGGTACGGCGGGCGGTGGTGGCGGCGAACACGCTGGTCTCGCAGGCGGAGTCGATCCGTACGTTCCGGATACTGGCCCACCAGTTCAGTGAGGAGCAGGGGCTGCTGACGCCCTCGCTCAAGCTCAAGCGCAAGGCGATCGAGACGGCGTACCGGACGGAGGTCGACGCGCTGTACCGGTGACGACGGGCAACGGGTGTACGTGCGTTCTGTCCTGACGGTACGTCGGCTCCGTGCCGAGGTCGTCGTCCCCGGCCCCGGCGCGGTCCTCGCCGAGGGCGGCCCCGGCCAGGTTCCGGCAGGGCCTCGCCGCGCGTGACGGACATCTCGGGACCGACACCGGGAATGCGCCGGGCTCTCTGATCGTTGACGCTGGGAGTACCAACCGACGACGTAAGGATCGATCGCTCGTGAGCAAGGCCCCCTCCCTCACCCTGAACAACGGCGTCGAGATGCCCCAGCTCGGCTTCGGCGTCTGGCAGGTGCCTGATGACGAGGCCGAGAAGGCCGTCGGAACGGCCATCCGGGCCGGGTACCGGTCCATCGACACGGCCGCGATCTACGAGAACGAGACCGGCACCGGAAAGGCCATCGCCGCCTCCGGTGTCGCTCGCGACGAGCTGTTCGTCACGACGAAGCTCTGGAATTCCGAGCAGGGGTTCGACTCCACGCTGCGCGCCTTCGACGCGTCGCTGGCGAAGCTCGGCCTGGACTACGTCGACCTGTACCTGATCCACTGGCCGCTGCCGTCCAAGGACGCGTACCTGGACACGTACCGGGCCTTCGAGAAGATCTACGCCGACGGCCGCGCCAGGGCGATCGGCGTCTCCAACTTCCTGCCCGAGCACCTGGAGCGCCTGATCGGCGAGACGTCGGTCGTCCCGGCCGTCAACCAGATCGAGCTCCACCCGCAGCTCCAGCAGGCGCGGTCCCGCGCCTTCCACGCCGAGCACGGCATCGCGACCGAGGCGTGGTCGCCGCTGGGCCAGGGCAAGGGGCTGCTGGAGGTGCCGACGGTCGTGGCGGTCGCGCGCAAGCACGGCAAGACGCCGGCTCAGGCGGTGCTGCGCTGGCACCTCCAGACCGGCAATGTCGTGATTCCGAAGTCCGTGACGCCGTCCCGGATCGAGGAGAACCTGGACGTGTTCGACTTCGAGCTGGACGCCGACGACCTGGCGGCCTTCGCCGCGCTCGACGAGGGCAAGCGCCTGGGCCCGGACCCGGCCACTTTCGACTTCGGCGCCTGACCGGCCCGGTAAGCAGACATACGAGGACGGCGCCCACCGGACCACCGGTGGGCGCCTTTCGCCCTGAGCGGGCCGGAGCCCGGCCCGCCGGACCACCCACCGCCGCCCTCGACCCCCGACCGCCCCAAGGAGTACGGAACATGAGCCGCGAACCCGGCAGACCGCGACCCGTCGAGGAAGGCACGTACCGGCTGCGCAATGTCGGCAGCGGCCTGCTGCTCGAGGTGTACGGCGGCCACACGGGCAGCGGCGCCAACGTCCAGCAGGGCAAGGACACCGGCGCCCCGGCGCAGCAGTGGCAGGTGTCGGCGGTGCACAGCGGCGGCGCCCTCTACCACCTCGTGAACGCCGCCAGCGGCAAGCGGCTCGACGTGGCCGGCGCCTCCACGGAGAACGGCGCCAACGTCCAGCAGTGGAAGGCCAACAACTTCGGCGCCCAGGAGTGGCTCATCGAGCAGCACCTGGACGCGCCGGGCACGGTCACCCTCATCAGTTACGTCAGCGGGCTGCTGCTGGAGGTCGCCGAGGGCAGCATGGACGACGGCGCCAATGTGCGGCAGTGGGAGGACACCGACTCCCCCGGCCAGTGGTGGCAGCTGGAGCCGGTGACCACCCCGTAGATCCCCCGGGACGGCCGGGCCGTCAGGCCCGGTGCGCGATGTGCAGCGTGCGCGCCCGCAGCATGAACACGTCGGGGCGCTGCGCCAGGCCGGCCGCGTCCCGCGCGTCCAGCAGCCGGTCCAGCGTCGCCACGTCCTGCGCCGTCAGCCGGTCGGCGAACACCTCCCGCTGCCGCGCGAAGGTCTCGACGACCAGCTCGCGCGCCGCGTCCGGCAGCGGCGCCGGCAGGTCGAGCAGGAAGGAACGGCTGCCGTCCGGGGTCAGACCGGCGGCGGTCAGCAGCGCCCTCCAGTCCTCGACCTCCGGCTTGCTGCCGGGCAGCTCCTCCCGCATCTGCGTGAACCTCTCGCTCCACGCGACCTCCAGCCGCGCCTCCAGGCCCGGCCTGCCGATCCCGATGTCGCGGGGCAGATGGCGCGGCGACAGCCCGCCCTCGAACAGCGCCACCGTCCCGCCGGGGCGCAGCAGCCCGGCGAAACCGGTCAGTGCGGCCCGCTGGTCGCCGACGTGGTGCAGCGAGTTGGCCGCCCAGACCAGGTCGGCCTCCCCCAACGAGCCCAGTTCGCCGGGCACTTCGGCGACGAGGGTACGTACCCTCTCGCCCAGTCCGGACCGCTCCGCCCGCGCCCGGGCGCGGTCGAGCAGCGCCGGCGTGCTGTCGACGGCCACCACCTCCGCGTCCGGGAACGCCTCGGCGAGCATGCACGTGATGAGCCCGGGGCCGCTGCCGATGTCCAGCACGCGGCGTACGACCCGCTCCCCCCGGGTCTGCGCGATCCAGGCCGCGGCCTGCTCGTACACGGGACGGTTCACCTCCGCCTCGTGCTCCAGGTGCGTGGCGAGCGCCTCCCAGTCGAAATCCGCGCCGTGATGGCCGTGGTCGTGGCTGTGCTCGTGAGTGTGGTCGTGGCCCTGCGTGTCGTGGGTGCTGTGGCTTCGCGTCATGCGTCCACCTTCTCGCCGGACCGCTCCTGCGGCGAACCTTCTTGCTGTTCCGGCAAAACGGCGCCCCTGCGGTACTCCTGCGGACTGACCCCGCGCACCCGCTTGAAGGCCGCGCTGAACGCGAAGGACCCGCTGTAACCGACCTGGCGCGCCACCGCGCCCACCGTCGCGTCCGTCTCCCGCAGCAGGTCCGCGGCGAGCGCGAGCCGCCACCCGGTGAGGTACGTCATCGGCGGCTCCCCCACCAGGTCGGTGAAGCGGCGGGCCAGTCCGGCGCGCGAGACGCCGGCCTTGGCGGCGAGCTCCGCGACGGTCCAGGGGTGGGCGGGGTCGTTCTGCATCAGCCGCAGGGCCCGGCCGGCCACCGGGTCCCCCATGGCCAGGTACCAGGCGGGGGCCGCCGCTTCGGGGCGCGAGAACCACGACCGCAGTGCCGCGATCAGCAGCAGGTCGAGCATCCGGTCCAGCATGACGCTCTGGCCCGGTTCGTCCCGGCTGATCTCGTCCTCCAGGGCCGGCAGCAGCGGACAGTTCCACAGTTCGGCGGGCAGATGCACGAGCGGCGGCAGCGCGTCGAGCAGCCGTCCGCTGACTTCCCCCGCCATCCGGTACGTGCCGATGAGCATCGCCGACGCGCCGTCCGTGCTGTCGCCCCATGTCCGTACACCGAGATGCATCGTCTCGGCCAGTGGCTCGCCCTGAAGCGTGCGGCACACCCCGCCGGGCCCGATGAGGGCGCGCGGCGGGCTGGCCGGGTCGTCGGCGCAGGTGTACGGGTCCGGGCCGCGCGCGATCGCCACGTCACCGGGGCGCAGGAGCACCGGCTCGCCGCCGTCGGGCAGCACCCAGGCGTTGCCGCGGCTCGCGCACATGAGCGAGAGCGGCGCCCGGTCCTCGATCCGCACCGCCCAGGGCGGGTTCAGTACGGCCCGGAGGAGGAAGGCGCCCCGGGCGCGCGGCCCGTCGAGCAGTCCCGTGAGTACGTCCATGGCCCCACCCTAGGGCGGTGGAGGGACCGCTTGGACGCAGACGTATGGAGTTGAGCCTTTGAAGCATGGCCCGTCCAGGAACGCGCCGCGAATCTTGGGGCATGACGGAAAACAAGAAGCGGCAAACGGTGTTGGTGACGAGCGGCACGGGGAAGACGGGCCGCCGGGTCGTCGAGCGGCTCACCGCTCTCGGCGTGACGGTGAGGGCGGGCTCGCGCAAGGGTGGGGGTGAGGCGCGGTTCGACTGGGAGGACGAGTCGACCTGGGGTCCGGCTCTGCGCGGCGCCGACGCCGCCTATGTGGCGTACTACCCGGATCTGGCGGCGCCCGGCGCGGTCGAGGCGGTGCGGGCCTTCGGGCGGATCGCGAGCGAGAACGGGGTGCGGCGACTGGTGCTGCTGTCCGGGCGCGGCGAGCCCGAAGCGGTGGCCGCGGAGGAGGCGCTGCGCGCGTCGGGCGGCGAACTGACCGTCGTACGGGCCGCGTTCTTCGCGCAGAACTTCAGCGAGGGTGTCATGGCGGAGGGCGTCGTCGCCGGGGAAGTGGCTTTCCCGGCGGGTGAGACGGCGGAGCCGTGGGTGCACACCGACGACCTGGCCGATGTCGTGGTCACCGTGCTCACCCAGGACGGCCACGCCGGTGTGGTGCACGAGCTGACGGGGCCGCGGCTGCTGACCTTCGCCGAGGTGGCGGCCGAGCTCTCGAAGGCGGCGGGCCGCGAGGTGCGGTACGTCCCGGTGTCGGGTCCGCAGTACGCCGGGCTCCTTCAGCGGTACGGGATGCCCGCGCCGGAGGCCGAGTGGCTCGCCGGGCTGTTCACGGCGCTGCTCGACGGCCACAACGCGTCGGTGACGGACGGGGTCGAGCGGGTCCTGGGCCGCGCGCCCAGGGACTTCACCGACTTCGCACGGGAGGCGGCGCGGGCCGGCGCGTGGGACGGCCGGGGCGCCCCGGTGGCGTGAGGACCACCGGGCCGCGCGGCCGTCCGCCTCGGACGGTCCCGCGGCCCGGCTGCGTCCCGTGCCCGCGCCCGGCGCGCCGAGTCCGAAGAGCCGGCGTCCGGGCGCCCGGCCGGCCTACGTGCCCGGCCTACGGACCCGGACGGTGCCCGTGCGGCTTGCCGTCTCGATGGGCAGGACAGCACGTATCAGTCACCGGACCCGCGCTCCCCGTAGCCCGTGCTGCGGGCGTCTCACGCCTCGCCCGTCACTCTGCGCGGGGCGACCAGCCGGTAGCGCGGGTCCGGGCGTCGTACACGGCCGCTTCGGTGTCGTAGTCCGGCGTGCGTGGTTCAGCTCGCCCCGTGGGCCGGAGCGATCTCCTCGACGCGGCGCGCCAGCTCGAAGTCGAGATCGGTGACGGCTCCTCCCGCGCTGTGCGTGTTCACGGTCAGGGCCACCGTGTTGTAACCGAGCGTCAGGTCGGAGTGGTGGTCCAGCTCATCCTGGATCGCCGCCACGTGGACGGCCAGCGCGGCGGCCGCGAAATGCGTGCCGAGCCGGTAGGTGCGGGCGATCCGGCTGTCGTCCAGCGACCAGCCGGGAAGTTCGCGCAGACGGTCCTCGATCTCCTTCTGCGACAGCGGCTCAGTGGCCATGGCGAAGCTCCCTCCAAGTTGCGGTGTGCCGATCAGCCTCCCACCCTCCGGTCCCGAACGGCGCTCAGGCGCAGCCGTGAATGGGCCGCAGGGCTGAACGGCGTTCTCGCGGCCCCGGCCGCCGTCCGTCAATTCGCGGCCGGTACGGGTCGGTTACCGTCTTGTGCCATGACAACAGTCGCAGTCGACAAGGGTGTGGGCGCGCTGCTGCGCGGCTGGCGGGAGCAGCGCCGGCTGAGCCAGCTGGAGCTGGCGCTGCGCGCCGATTCCTCAGCCCGGCACATCAGCTTCATCGAGACCGGCAGGTCACGGCCGAGCGAGGAGATGGTGCTGCGCCTCGCCGAGCACCTCGACGTACCGGTGCGGGAGCGCAACGGGCTGCTGCTGGCCGCGGGGTACGCCCCCCGGTACGCCGAGACCCCGCTCGACGACCCGGCGCTCGGTTCCCTGCGCGAGGGCATCGAGCGGCTGCTGGCGGGGTACGAGCCGTACCCCGCCCTGGTCGTCGACGGTGCGTACACGGTGGTCGCCGCGAACCGCGGGATCGCGATGCTCCTCGACGGGCTGCCCGAGCACCTGCTCACGCCCCCGCTGAACGCGATGCGGATATCGCTCCACCCGGAGGGACTCGCCCCGCGCATCCGCAATCTTCCCCAGTGGCGCGAA is part of the Streptomyces agglomeratus genome and encodes:
- a CDS encoding 4a-hydroxytetrahydrobiopterin dehydratase — translated: MATEPLSQKEIEDRLRELPGWSLDDSRIARTYRLGTHFAAAALAVHVAAIQDELDHHSDLTLGYNTVALTVNTHSAGGAVTDLDFELARRVEEIAPAHGAS
- a CDS encoding RICIN domain-containing protein — its product is MSREPGRPRPVEEGTYRLRNVGSGLLLEVYGGHTGSGANVQQGKDTGAPAQQWQVSAVHSGGALYHLVNAASGKRLDVAGASTENGANVQQWKANNFGAQEWLIEQHLDAPGTVTLISYVSGLLLEVAEGSMDDGANVRQWEDTDSPGQWWQLEPVTTP
- a CDS encoding NmrA family NAD(P)-binding protein encodes the protein MTENKKRQTVLVTSGTGKTGRRVVERLTALGVTVRAGSRKGGGEARFDWEDESTWGPALRGADAAYVAYYPDLAAPGAVEAVRAFGRIASENGVRRLVLLSGRGEPEAVAAEEALRASGGELTVVRAAFFAQNFSEGVMAEGVVAGEVAFPAGETAEPWVHTDDLADVVVTVLTQDGHAGVVHELTGPRLLTFAEVAAELSKAAGREVRYVPVSGPQYAGLLQRYGMPAPEAEWLAGLFTALLDGHNASVTDGVERVLGRAPRDFTDFAREAARAGAWDGRGAPVA
- a CDS encoding aldo/keto reductase, which translates into the protein MSKAPSLTLNNGVEMPQLGFGVWQVPDDEAEKAVGTAIRAGYRSIDTAAIYENETGTGKAIAASGVARDELFVTTKLWNSEQGFDSTLRAFDASLAKLGLDYVDLYLIHWPLPSKDAYLDTYRAFEKIYADGRARAIGVSNFLPEHLERLIGETSVVPAVNQIELHPQLQQARSRAFHAEHGIATEAWSPLGQGKGLLEVPTVVAVARKHGKTPAQAVLRWHLQTGNVVIPKSVTPSRIEENLDVFDFELDADDLAAFAALDEGKRLGPDPATFDFGA
- a CDS encoding AraC family transcriptional regulator; this encodes MDVLTGLLDGPRARGAFLLRAVLNPPWAVRIEDRAPLSLMCASRGNAWVLPDGGEPVLLRPGDVAIARGPDPYTCADDPASPPRALIGPGGVCRTLQGEPLAETMHLGVRTWGDSTDGASAMLIGTYRMAGEVSGRLLDALPPLVHLPAELWNCPLLPALEDEISRDEPGQSVMLDRMLDLLLIAALRSWFSRPEAAAPAWYLAMGDPVAGRALRLMQNDPAHPWTVAELAAKAGVSRAGLARRFTDLVGEPPMTYLTGWRLALAADLLRETDATVGAVARQVGYSGSFAFSAAFKRVRGVSPQEYRRGAVLPEQQEGSPQERSGEKVDA
- a CDS encoding AMP-dependent synthetase/ligase; its protein translation is MATAPQVGGLADAVFEHAEQDPHRVALGRKGDDGLWHDVTAARFRDEVLAVAKGLLAHGVRFGDRVAVMSRTRYEWTLFDFALWTVGAQPVPIFPTASSDQVFWTLHDAGVTACVVEHEDHAMTVGSVVDRLPMLKRLWQLDAGAEAELMEAGAHIDDDVVHRHRRAVTPDSVATVIYTSGTTGRPKGCVLTHANFMYETDTLLARWESVFRSKPGDEPATLLFLPLAHVFGRMVEVAAVRGRVRLGHQPVLAAQALMPDLMTFRPTFILAVPYIFEKVFSGARRKAEADAKAGAFDKAVEVAVRYAEAQEHRAFGTGPGPSPALRLQHQFFEKAVYAKVREAMGGRVRHAMSGGSGMERRLGLFFAGAGVTIFEGYGLTESTAAATANPPERTRFGTVGLPLPGTTVHIAEDGEIWLRGGQIFSGYLNDPRSTDAVLRDGWFATGDLGALDEDGYLTITGRKKEILVTSSGKSVSPAGLEERVRSHPLVAQCIVVGNDRPYIAALVTLDQEAVDHWLQMRDKPPLTAADLVRDPDLEMEVRRAVVAANTLVSQAESIRTFRILAHQFSEEQGLLTPSLKLKRKAIETAYRTEVDALYR
- a CDS encoding methyltransferase domain-containing protein; the protein is MTRSHSTHDTQGHDHTHEHSHDHGHHGADFDWEALATHLEHEAEVNRPVYEQAAAWIAQTRGERVVRRVLDIGSGPGLITCMLAEAFPDAEVVAVDSTPALLDRARARAERSGLGERVRTLVAEVPGELGSLGEADLVWAANSLHHVGDQRAALTGFAGLLRPGGTVALFEGGLSPRHLPRDIGIGRPGLEARLEVAWSERFTQMREELPGSKPEVEDWRALLTAAGLTPDGSRSFLLDLPAPLPDAARELVVETFARQREVFADRLTAQDVATLDRLLDARDAAGLAQRPDVFMLRARTLHIAHRA
- a CDS encoding helix-turn-helix domain-containing protein — its product is MTTVAVDKGVGALLRGWREQRRLSQLELALRADSSARHISFIETGRSRPSEEMVLRLAEHLDVPVRERNGLLLAAGYAPRYAETPLDDPALGSLREGIERLLAGYEPYPALVVDGAYTVVAANRGIAMLLDGLPEHLLTPPLNAMRISLHPEGLAPRIRNLPQWREHLKAQMERQIALARSPALRAVYEEVSAYPVPEPRAGEAPLPEDPPYPYFALPLRIEHDGRVLSFVSSISTFNTPMDVTVAELAIETFLPADPATVKYLQSLAP